DNA sequence from the Alkaliphilus metalliredigens QYMF genome:
TTGGTCCGGTGATTGAAAAAAAGATCGCTGCCTTTGATTCCGAAATTATTGATAAGACGATTGTTCCAGACGAGCTAGATGTCATCAAAGATAATATATTAAAATGCAAGGACATGGGGGCTGAACTCATTATTGTGACTGGGGGCATGTCAGTAGATCCCGATGATAAAACACCAGGAGCCATTAAGGCAACGGGAGCAGATATCATCGCCTATGGCACACCGGTTTTACCGGGAGCCATGTTATTGTTTGCATATTTAGATGGTGTTCCAGTATTTGGATTACCAGGATGCGTCATGTTTGCCCATACAACAGCCTTTGATATTTTACTGCCAAGGGTGTTTGCAGGAGAAAAAATTGTGCGCAAAGACATTACCCGTATGGGATATGGTGGGCAGTGCTTAAAATGCGAAGTTTGCACTTTCCCAAATTGTCACTTTGGGAAGTATTAAGGAGGAAGTAAATGCGAACTAATATTTCGTTAGAAGAAGCATTAGAAATATTATTAAAGGAAAGCAATCAAACGGAACCGATTCATGTGCCATTGATGGACAGTTTAGGGAGCGTCTTGGCGGAAGAGATCCTGTCAGATATGAACATGCCTCCCTTCGATAAGTCCCCTTTAGATGGATATGCTGTTTGTTCAGAGGATATAAAGGGAGTATCAAAGGAAAATCCCATTAGGTTAAACGTAATTGATTTTGTCCCAGCAGGATATGTATCGGAAAAAACCATCAGTAAGGGACAGGCAATACGAATTATGACAGGTGCGAAAATACCTGAGGGAGCCGATGTGATCATTCGATTTGAAGACACAGACTTTACTGATGATTCAGTAACCATATATACTGCCTATTCTACTGGAAGCAATATTAGTAAAATGGGAGAAGATATGAAAATTGGAGATAGCGTAATCCAAGAGGGAACCGTAATAGACGCCCCAGAGATCGGAATACTAGCTACATTAGGAAAAAGCTTTGTACAGGTGTATCGTAAGCCAAGAATAGCCATACTGTCAACTGGAGACGAGCTAATCGATATACAACAACCATTAGTAGATGGGAAGATTAGAAATAGTAACTCTTATACAGTTGCTGCTCAAATAAAGAAGGTGGGAGCAAAGCCACTAATGCTAGGTATTTGTGATGATGGCATTGACACCATCGTTGAAAAACTTAAGTCTGCCTTAGGCTGGGCAGATATGATCATCACAACGGGAGGGGTTTCCGTAGGGGACTGTGATCTAGTGAAGGAAGCATTTCAAGAGGCCGGAGCAGAAATGTTGTTTTGGAGAGTTAGAATGAAACCTGGAACACCAATTGCTGTAGCTAAATATGGAAATAAGCTGATCTTTGGACTATCGGGAAATCCTGCCGCTGCTTATATTACCTTTGAACAATTTGTTCGCCCTATTATTTTGAAACAAATGGGAAGACAAAAATATAAGTTAATGGAAGTCGAAAGTATATTAGAAAACGGATTTACGAAAACAAGTAGTCAAAATCGCTTTGTTCGAGCTCATACATTTTATCAAGATGGGAAATATTATACCCAGTTCCCAGAAAAACACAGTTCAGGGGTACTTTCTAGTCTATCTGGAACAAACTCTTTATTTTATGTTCCATCAGGGACAGGTCCTCATGAGGCAGGAGATAAAGTAAAAGTGCAACTATTAGA
Encoded proteins:
- a CDS encoding molybdopterin molybdotransferase MoeA — its product is MRTNISLEEALEILLKESNQTEPIHVPLMDSLGSVLAEEILSDMNMPPFDKSPLDGYAVCSEDIKGVSKENPIRLNVIDFVPAGYVSEKTISKGQAIRIMTGAKIPEGADVIIRFEDTDFTDDSVTIYTAYSTGSNISKMGEDMKIGDSVIQEGTVIDAPEIGILATLGKSFVQVYRKPRIAILSTGDELIDIQQPLVDGKIRNSNSYTVAAQIKKVGAKPLMLGICDDGIDTIVEKLKSALGWADMIITTGGVSVGDCDLVKEAFQEAGAEMLFWRVRMKPGTPIAVAKYGNKLIFGLSGNPAAAYITFEQFVRPIILKQMGRQKYKLMEVESILENGFTKTSSQNRFVRAHTFYQDGKYYTQFPEKHSSGVLSSLSGTNSLFYVPSGTGPHEAGDKVKVQLLDHPEVLK